A genomic segment from Psychrobacter arcticus 273-4 encodes:
- a CDS encoding DUF938 domain-containing protein: protein MNKNAATSNHLFDASTLPFSQACENNKQPILDVLQQELQDFTRVLEVGSGTGQHSVYFAPRLAHLTWQTSDVVAHHATINAWHTAYPASNLYAPLAFDLAVDPLPISLASNQPYDAIFTANTLHIISWLLVEQLFSLVGNALPINGKLIVYGPFNENGHYTSAGNQQFDISLQQRDPKSGIRHLEDIIALAKTHHLRLSVQYAMPANNQLLVFQKQ from the coding sequence TCAAGCGTGTGAAAATAATAAACAGCCGATTTTGGACGTTTTACAGCAAGAGTTGCAAGATTTTACTCGTGTATTAGAAGTGGGTTCAGGGACGGGTCAGCATAGTGTGTATTTTGCACCGAGATTGGCCCATTTAACATGGCAGACCAGTGATGTGGTTGCTCATCATGCCACTATCAATGCTTGGCATACTGCTTATCCTGCGTCCAATCTATATGCGCCACTGGCTTTTGATCTGGCAGTCGATCCATTACCGATTAGTCTTGCTAGCAATCAGCCCTATGATGCGATATTTACCGCCAACACCCTGCATATCATCTCATGGCTTTTGGTTGAACAATTATTTTCACTAGTGGGTAATGCTTTACCTATCAATGGAAAATTAATCGTTTATGGACCGTTTAACGAAAATGGGCATTACACCAGTGCGGGTAATCAGCAGTTTGATATCAGTCTACAACAACGCGACCCAAAGAGCGGTATTCGTCATTTAGAAGATATAATAGCCTTGGCGAAGACACATCATCTAAGACTATCTGTTCAGTATGCGATGCCGGCTAATAACCAGCTATTGGTATTCCAAAAACAATAG